The Paramisgurnus dabryanus chromosome 3, PD_genome_1.1, whole genome shotgun sequence genome includes a window with the following:
- the lin7b gene encoding protein lin-7 homolog B, translating to MMSSYYHTGKDVDMAAMTEPLCLERDVCRVIELLDRLQRSGELPPPKLQALQRVLQSKFCAAIREVYEQLYDTLDIVGGPDVRAQATAKATVAAFAASEGHAHPRVVELPKTDEGLGFNIMGGKEQNSPIYISRVIPGGVADRQGGLKRGDQLLSVNGVSVEGEHHEKAVELLKAAQGSVKLVVRYTPKVLEEMEARFEKMRSARRRQQHTSYSSLESRG from the exons ATGATGTCATCGTATTACCATACGGGGAAAGATGTGGACATGGCGGCGATGACAGAACCGCTCTGCTTAGAAAGAG ATGTATGCAGAGTGATAGAATTGTTGGATCGACTGCAAAGGAGTGGAGAACTTCCCCCTCCTAAACTCCAGGCTCTGCAGAGAGTATTACAAAGCAAATTCTGTGCTGCCATCAGAGAG GTGTACGAGCAACTTTATGACACATTGGACATTGTAGGTGGGCCAGATGTGCGAGCACAAGCCACTGCCAAG GCCACAGTAGCAGCATTCGCAGCCAGTGAGGGCCACGCGCACCCAAGAGTGGTGGAACTCCCTAAGACCGATGAGGGACTTGGTTTCAATATCATGGGGGGAAAAGAACAAAACTCTCCCATCTACATCTCCAGAGTCATCCCAGGTGGCGTTGCTGACCGGCAAGGAGGTCTGAAGAGGGGAGATCAGCTGCTGTCTGTTAATGGAGTG AGTGTAGAGGGAGAGCATCACGAGAAAGCCGTTGAGCTGCTAAAGGCAGCACAGGGTTCAGTAAAGCTAGTGGTGCGTTACACCCCTAAAGTCCTTGAGGAGATGGAAGCCAGGTTTGAGAAGATGAGAAGTGCCAGGAGACGACAGCAACATACCAGCTACTC GTCTTTGGAGTCCAGGGGTTAA
- the LOC141279847 gene encoding BEN domain-containing protein 6-like, with product MPYKKVTLLHNAAMCFNVFDDRQILVGKMAKCIVGEEMSSTENTGKGKRKKRRSVLLSDSEEEETPEPIDEKKKKKKKQSTSMDILRELKNKGTFQGKLKNPTSHEQGQPTNWSPPVTCEHCVRLQEENRKLLIENMDLRDKLKTLKMLPGIVQKLESLLQSELSVLAGPTTAKTTTEAPSFSTSTDTGPDPEPVITKALIDRCTSHNPQKFVNELLHGLYTREYMASHSVTGIQSSKGTPVKPPIPKKDLEEITRAAKARFPFLHESNVRSMIRQKLNNSAKIFIKNEQ from the exons ATGATAGACAAATTTTGGTTGGAAAGATGGCCAAATGCATTGTCGGTGAAGAGATGTCAAGCACTGAGAATACTGGAaaaggaaaaagaaaaaaaagaagaagTGTACTTTTATCAGACAGTGAGGAAGAG gaaacacccgaGCCCATtgatgaaaaaaagaaaaaaaagaaaaaacagtcCACCAGCATGGATATTTTGAGGGAGCTCAAGAACAAAG GAACATTTCAAGGCAAGTTAAAAAATCCCACCAGCCATGAGCAAGGCCAACCAACAAAT TGGAGTCCTCCTGTCACCTGTGAGCACTGTGTTCGTCTCCAGGAGGAGAACAGAAAGCTGCTGATTGAAAATATGGACTTGAGAGACAAGCTAAAAACATTGAAAA TGTTACCAGGCATTGTGCAAAAGCTGGAGAGTCTTCTTCAATCAGAACTATCTGTGCTAGCTGGTCCCACTACAGCCAAGACAACTACTGAGGCTCCAAGTTTTTCTACATCAACAGACACTGGACCTGATCCTGAACCA GTGATAACAAAAGCACTGATTGATAGATGTACTTCCCACAACCCACAAAAATTTGTGAATGAGTTGCTGCATGGACTTTATACAAGAGAATACATGGCAAGCCATTCAGTGACTGGGATCCAGTCATCAAAAGGCACTCCAGTTAAGCCGCCCATCCCTAAGAAGGACTTGGaggaaataacaa GAGCTGCCAAGGCCAGATTTCCTTTTCTTCATGAAAGCAATGTCAGGTCAATGATTCGGCAAAAATTAAACAATTCAGCCAAGATTTTCATCAAAAATGAGCAAtga